The window ATGGCTTTGGCAAAacaggtattttaaagtgtaatTAAACATGTGTGTTGGCTATGTCTTATTTATTCTACAGTTTTGGTAATTTAGCATGAGCAGGTTTATCAGACAAGGTTCATCAAATACTTTGGCCATGCCATTTGGAGTCAAACGTTTTctaatattggatttttttgggGATATTTTGGTAGAACTCTGGGAAACTGGAGAAAGCTGAAATCTTGGAAATGACAGTTCAGTACCTGCGAGCACTCCACTCAGCGGATTTCCCCCGTGGGAGAGAAAAAGGTGAGTCAGCTTTTTACAGAGCTCCGACTTTACGCATCTCAACCCCACATATCTGTTAATAGACACTGTGATAATTTCTACAATGCTGTTTAGGTAGAACTCTGAGTTATTCGTTTTTTAGTTTAACCGGACTTATATGTATACATGTTGTTGCGAGCCCAGCTTTACGCACAAAAACTACGTTGCGTCAGTCAGACTTGTTATTCATTTCGTATCTGCAGGGCTGTAATCGCTGTTTACTATGATTCATTCCAGGTGAGCTTCTGGCTGAGTTTGCAAACTACTTCCACTACGGATACCACGAGTGTATGAAGAACCTGGTGCATTACTTGACCACAGAGGACCGAGCTGAAACAAAAGACATTAAGTACGCACGGATCCTCGCCTTCTTACAGTCTAAATCCCGTGTGGTCACCGAGCCTGTGTTCGGCTCCGTCGCCTCGATGCCAGAACCGTCTGACTACCTCAGCCAGCTGCACTCCTCTCCGGAGCACCAAAGCCACAGTCCGTCTGACTCCGTATACCAGCAGAGTCCACCGGGACACTTCTCCTGGCACAGCTCTACCCGCAGCCCGGGCATCTCGTACCCAACAGTGCCGCTCTCTGCGCACACACAGCAGCACGGTGGATACTTGTCACCGGTGCAGGGACTCGATCATCACTATTTCAACTTTATCGGTCACACGCACGCAAACACGTTTAGTTTGCACAGTGCGCAACATGCCATGTAAATAGTTTtgctatgttttgtttttatttatatatttgtgaaTGATGGAAATAGATCTTGTACATGTTGTGAATAAATATCTCTGACTAAAACTCAGTTTGTTTTGGGATCATTTACACTCAGTTTTAGGTGCGTATAGGTGACGCTCTGTGCGTAAATCCATTTGATTTCCAAAATTACAATCCTGTTACCTTCCTGTTGGAATAAAGTGCAAAGAAAAGCAACANNNNNNNNNNgaagagagaaataaaaatatttccaagtcCAACTTTGTgaaatattatttcaaaattttatattttcaatCTTCAGTGAATTAATAgttattttgtgatttttcctGACACATGATTGATGAGTAAAAATAAAGGCTACATAAAACGAACTAACATCtacatgtcttttttatgaAGACAATTCTAAGGTAAAAGATCTGTTCTGGGTCATTTTTCATAGAAAATGAATCAGACCCAACCTTTAACAAAAGGCTTACTATTTGTACAGTTTTCTTCAGTCTGGTCCCCAGATCTGCTGATGGGCTGATCTGTGGGTTTAATGGGTGTCACAGAAGGTATTCAGGGTGCAGACATGAGCCAGATTCCCACTGGGCCACCCGCTCCTGACTTAAACAAACAGCAGTTAACAAAGCTATTGACTCACTCAACACTCCCCCTTCCTCAACATTAAAATCTGTgattaaatgcaaaaaacaaaatgtaacctTATAAGGAAAAGTAAGTCAATAAAGATTTTCATACAAGGCCCATAGTTACATAATGAAGGAAACCAACGCAACTGTGATGTGTTgacaaaagtgtttttcctTCTGAACTAGCCAAGTTTGACTATTGCTATCTGTTTAGGGAAATGAGGTTGATTATTCATCATGAGTAAAGAAGGATGTTATGgcacttattttttatttttatcttttatgtAAAATGTGTTCTTCAGTCATTAATAGCTGTATCACATTGCCCTGAACAATTTTATTAACAGGAAAGAAATCTGTGCGATTCTTTTTtgtaagattcttttttgggcattttatgcctttaatgacaggacagctgaaaaagtgaaaggagagagagggggaatgacatgcaacaaagggccgcaggtaaGAGTCACCCAGGCCTGCtatgtcgaggagtaaacctctttatatgggtgcccgctctaccaactgagttatCCGGGCGCCCAACAAAACTGTTTTAACAGTGACTCCTAAGCCATTTAAacttttctctcactctctaaaGGAAAGCCATATTGGTAAAGTTACTGTCAGGGCCTTTTGCCTTGCCCACAGAATAAGAAATTACTctgataaaaaacacaattgtttTTGCCAAGCTTGTATCTTCTATATGTGACCACAGTTTCTCTGAATGCATTAA of the Etheostoma spectabile isolate EspeVRDwgs_2016 chromosome 2, UIUC_Espe_1.0, whole genome shotgun sequence genome contains:
- the helt gene encoding hairy and enhancer of split-related protein helt — its product is MASKMKDRKRTPISHKVIEKRRRDRINRCLNELGKTVPMALAKQNSGKLEKAEILEMTVQYLRALHSADFPRGREKGELLAEFANYFHYGYHECMKNLVHYLTTEDRAETKDIKYARILAFLQSKSRVVTEPVFGSVASMPEPSDYLSQLHSSPEHQSHSPSDSVYQQSPPGHFSWHSSTRSPGISYPTVPLSAHTQQHGGYLSPVQGLDHHYFNFIGHTHANTFSLHSAQHAM